In the Paenibacillus pabuli genome, one interval contains:
- a CDS encoding substrate-binding domain-containing protein has product MIKRNEDKDKDKDKAIIRRMVSPDPIKKFSQSILCVRSCMGIVATGCCLFLGTACGISNADSVLPPPRVALITPAGTGELAEAIRLGAEAAAKENGAELLTVEAFPSEAAAYAPSNPDSTIHQARELQELSGQDISVYSQREQAQIRAVTQALEQGASALLVDPLSEKALSDIIQKAQTMNKSGMSVPVIVLNDEFPVEGITSVISMDNVEAGRQAGEAMAELLGGRGSVALLGPDPVNPGLIHREQGVMESLEQYPGIQVEPKSVCSTRDVCWQAAKQLLDQQQVDGFIALQEPASLGAADELHRRKLERQVNIVGFGSEQQQLEQLQEGVFQHLIVQNGFSAGYLGLNQAVARLSNQQVQARVTLETKLVSTDNMFWMDNQKLLFPFVQ; this is encoded by the coding sequence ATGATAAAGCGCAATGAAGATAAAGATAAAGATAAAGATAAAGCAATCATTCGACGGATGGTTAGTCCGGACCCCATCAAGAAGTTCAGTCAGTCCATCCTCTGTGTACGCAGCTGCATGGGGATCGTTGCGACAGGCTGCTGTCTGTTCCTGGGTACAGCCTGTGGCATTTCTAATGCCGATTCGGTCCTGCCTCCACCTCGTGTCGCTCTGATTACCCCTGCTGGGACAGGTGAACTTGCTGAAGCGATAAGGCTCGGAGCAGAAGCGGCAGCCAAGGAAAATGGAGCTGAGCTGCTAACGGTGGAGGCATTTCCATCCGAGGCGGCAGCGTATGCACCATCCAATCCCGATTCGACGATCCACCAAGCCAGGGAGCTGCAGGAATTGTCTGGTCAGGACATTTCGGTGTACAGCCAGCGCGAACAGGCTCAGATTCGAGCGGTCACGCAGGCATTGGAACAGGGTGCTTCCGCTCTGCTCGTGGATCCATTAAGTGAGAAGGCACTAAGCGATATTATTCAGAAGGCCCAAACGATGAATAAGAGTGGTATGAGTGTTCCCGTGATTGTTCTCAACGATGAGTTCCCTGTAGAAGGAATTACAAGTGTCATTTCCATGGATAATGTGGAGGCTGGGCGACAGGCGGGCGAAGCGATGGCCGAACTTCTGGGAGGGAGGGGCAGCGTGGCATTGCTGGGGCCCGATCCGGTAAATCCGGGACTGATCCACCGGGAGCAGGGTGTCATGGAATCGCTGGAACAGTATCCTGGTATTCAGGTCGAACCCAAGTCCGTATGCAGCACCCGAGATGTTTGCTGGCAGGCAGCGAAGCAGCTGCTGGACCAGCAGCAGGTAGACGGCTTCATTGCCCTGCAGGAACCGGCGTCTCTCGGAGCAGCGGATGAACTGCATCGCCGCAAGTTGGAACGCCAGGTCAACATTGTAGGCTTCGGGAGTGAGCAGCAACAGCTGGAGCAGTTGCAGGAAGGGGTATTCCAGCACCTTATTGTGCAAAATGGCTTCAGCGCAGGGTATCTTGGTTTGAATCAGGCCGTGGCACGGCTGAGTAATCAGCAGGTGCAAGCAAGAGTGACGCTGGAAACGAAGCTGGTGAGTACGGACAATATGTTCTGGATGGATAACCAGAAGCTGCTGTTTCCTTTTGTTCAATGA
- a CDS encoding cache domain-containing sensor histidine kinase → MRPLWLRLRFRLRSSKVSSIRSIITWSFSIFIVLVLTIMALLLHDKFTQAAERSAELTTRQIVDQVSYNLEDYVRSMSHLYRAIEEHMLRDGTWEGDQVDKQLDTLLSSREDIISITLLDSKGELLKNRPSAELKSSAHVTQQGWFQSALRVPDHLSFSLPHIQNMYSGPYKWVVSMSKGITVRQNGQDRQVILLVDINFKQMDELSRRVSLGQRGYVYIIDESAGNIVYHPQQQLMYMGLKSENIEQALVATGSYEDEADGQKRLNTVKSVANIGWKIVGVAYLDEIMTTRQEVNGYLVRVLLVVLILVILVSMLLSSSLTRPIRRMERKMKAVERGDFNVELPIQGPLEVERLSRRFNLMVYKIRTLMNEIIHEQEQKRRLELEALQAQINPHFLYNTLNSVVRMVGMSRNEEVITMITSLSRLFRISLSQGKTIITVREELEHAHHYLTIQQMRFKRKFRFSLDADEDTLDCLTLKLVLQPLIENAIVHGIEYHTDEGCIEIRVYREREQLVFCIMDNGVGMTEEQVAGLLHGSPIVKSGAGSGVAVRNVHDRIRLYYGEGCGLEFESELEEGTTVWIRIPVQCEREDGNKYDKAQ, encoded by the coding sequence ATGAGACCGTTATGGCTCCGGCTGCGTTTCCGTCTTCGATCGTCGAAGGTTAGCAGTATTCGGTCTATTATTACGTGGTCCTTTTCCATCTTCATCGTACTTGTGCTCACCATAATGGCCCTGCTTCTGCACGATAAATTCACTCAGGCTGCCGAACGCAGCGCTGAACTGACAACGAGACAGATTGTCGATCAGGTCAGTTACAACCTGGAGGACTATGTCCGGAGCATGTCACATCTGTACCGGGCCATTGAGGAGCATATGCTGCGGGACGGAACCTGGGAAGGGGACCAGGTGGACAAACAGCTGGATACACTGCTCAGCAGCCGGGAGGACATTATCTCTATTACCCTGCTCGATTCCAAGGGCGAACTGCTCAAGAACAGACCTTCGGCCGAGCTAAAATCAAGCGCCCATGTGACACAGCAAGGGTGGTTTCAATCTGCGCTCAGAGTGCCGGATCACCTTAGCTTTTCACTGCCTCACATTCAGAACATGTATTCAGGCCCCTATAAATGGGTCGTATCAATGAGCAAAGGGATTACCGTACGGCAGAATGGTCAGGACCGACAGGTCATTCTGCTGGTGGATATCAATTTTAAACAGATGGATGAACTGAGCCGCCGGGTCAGTCTGGGGCAGCGGGGATATGTCTACATCATCGACGAGAGTGCAGGCAATATTGTTTATCATCCGCAGCAGCAGTTGATGTACATGGGGCTCAAAAGCGAAAATATCGAACAGGCCCTGGTCGCCACAGGCAGTTATGAAGATGAAGCGGATGGACAGAAAAGGCTGAATACCGTGAAGTCTGTTGCCAATATCGGATGGAAAATTGTCGGTGTGGCCTACCTGGATGAAATCATGACAACCCGGCAGGAGGTCAATGGCTATCTTGTCCGGGTACTGCTGGTTGTGTTAATACTCGTTATTCTCGTGTCCATGCTGCTCTCTTCCAGTCTGACACGTCCGATCCGGCGGATGGAGCGGAAGATGAAAGCCGTGGAGAGAGGGGACTTCAATGTTGAGCTGCCCATTCAGGGACCGCTTGAAGTGGAACGGCTATCCCGCCGGTTTAACCTGATGGTGTACAAGATTCGTACTCTGATGAATGAGATCATCCATGAACAGGAACAGAAACGGCGTCTCGAACTGGAAGCCTTGCAAGCCCAGATTAATCCTCATTTTCTCTACAACACCTTGAATTCTGTCGTGCGGATGGTGGGCATGAGTCGTAATGAAGAAGTGATCACCATGATCACATCGCTTTCACGCCTGTTTCGCATAAGTCTCAGCCAAGGAAAGACCATCATTACCGTCCGCGAAGAGCTGGAGCATGCGCACCATTACCTGACGATTCAGCAGATGCGGTTCAAGCGCAAGTTCCGGTTCAGTCTGGATGCGGATGAGGATACATTGGACTGTCTGACGCTGAAGCTGGTGCTCCAGCCGTTAATCGAAAATGCCATCGTGCATGGGATTGAATATCACACGGATGAAGGCTGTATTGAGATCCGTGTCTATCGGGAGAGGGAGCAGCTGGTGTTTTGCATCATGGATAATGGTGTCGGCATGACGGAAGAACAGGTGGCAGGCCTACTCCACGGCAGTCCCATCGTCAAGAGTGGTGCTGGATCAGGTGTAGCCGTGCGCAATGTGCATGACCGGATTCGGCTCTACTACGGGGAAGGATGCGGTCTTGAATTCGAGAGTGAGCTGGAGGAAGGAACGACGGTCTGGATTCGGATTCCAGTCCAATGCGAACGGGAGGATGGCAATAAATATGATAAAGCGCAATGA
- a CDS encoding response regulator, whose translation MYRVLLVDDEEDVREGLVIEVDWEALDLRIVGLAENGREALEMAERVEPDIVVTDISMPFMDGLELARRLRERNPLVKIVILTGYDEFDYARQAVSLSVDEYLLKPFSAGHLTELLTRLRAQMASEVAEREDVRQLRDHYYTSLPLVQADLMATLLHRQKSPAYIHGKAKQCGLNLHGERYGVSVLTLHMEGDGKKNGHQGGTNTQELVSSGEVSVEKENHGSGGSLRHSEDAELKQFAALNIAEEVWKEHGAGHAFMHQETIVLLFIDRGGQREGEIRQQQALENVIRSINHYLRIPATVGSGSMVETLSDVKHAYDDALLALDYRLVPGTDSLIYIADVERQTAGKLRFDELKQQVLTRTLKAGTRNELEDVLGIIFREITVEHGRGDIQLYLIEVLTTVWKAAQASGEDMEDIFGAGFQLYADLFRLPGLSEAQDKVRDVCVLVQHRIASGRQHVYKDIVEQALRFTKEHYADPDLSIQKVCGYLHISSGYFCGIFKKEVQLTFLQYLMQIRMEAAKELLRSTELKSFEIAERVGFAEPNYFSFCFKKHIGISPKEYRKQSALTTREGAER comes from the coding sequence GTGTACCGGGTATTGCTGGTGGATGATGAAGAGGACGTACGCGAAGGACTAGTCATAGAGGTAGATTGGGAGGCCCTGGACCTGCGAATCGTCGGTTTGGCAGAGAATGGCCGTGAAGCGCTGGAGATGGCGGAGAGGGTTGAGCCGGATATCGTGGTAACAGACATCAGCATGCCGTTCATGGATGGACTGGAGCTTGCGCGAAGATTGCGGGAACGCAACCCGCTTGTGAAGATTGTCATATTGACAGGATATGATGAATTTGATTATGCCAGGCAGGCCGTCTCACTGAGTGTGGATGAATATTTGCTGAAGCCGTTCTCAGCCGGGCATCTGACCGAACTGCTTACACGTCTGCGAGCGCAGATGGCCTCTGAAGTGGCAGAACGCGAAGATGTCCGGCAGCTGCGGGATCATTATTATACAAGTCTGCCGCTGGTGCAGGCCGATCTTATGGCTACCCTGCTGCATCGGCAGAAATCGCCGGCGTACATCCATGGGAAAGCAAAACAATGTGGTCTGAACCTGCACGGTGAGCGGTATGGGGTATCTGTTTTGACGCTGCACATGGAGGGAGACGGGAAGAAAAACGGCCATCAAGGGGGAACAAATACTCAGGAATTGGTAAGTTCAGGCGAAGTATCGGTAGAAAAGGAAAATCACGGTTCCGGGGGATCACTGCGTCACTCCGAGGATGCGGAACTGAAGCAGTTCGCTGCGCTTAACATTGCCGAAGAGGTATGGAAGGAGCACGGGGCAGGACATGCTTTTATGCACCAGGAAACGATTGTTCTGCTTTTTATTGACCGTGGGGGTCAGCGCGAAGGGGAGATAAGACAGCAGCAGGCACTTGAAAATGTCATCCGCAGCATTAATCATTACTTGCGCATCCCGGCTACCGTGGGATCTGGGTCAATGGTCGAGACACTCTCGGATGTGAAGCATGCCTATGATGATGCATTACTGGCGCTCGACTACAGACTGGTGCCGGGAACTGATTCGCTCATCTATATTGCAGACGTGGAGCGGCAGACTGCAGGCAAGCTGCGTTTTGACGAACTGAAACAGCAGGTGCTGACCCGCACGCTCAAGGCAGGAACCAGGAATGAGCTTGAAGACGTACTGGGAATCATTTTCCGAGAAATTACGGTGGAGCATGGGCGGGGGGACATCCAGCTATATCTGATTGAAGTGTTGACAACCGTGTGGAAGGCCGCGCAGGCATCTGGTGAGGACATGGAGGATATCTTCGGTGCAGGATTTCAATTGTATGCGGATTTGTTCCGATTGCCGGGACTGTCTGAGGCACAAGACAAAGTGAGGGATGTCTGCGTGCTCGTACAGCATCGGATTGCCAGTGGGCGCCAGCATGTATACAAGGATATTGTGGAGCAGGCGCTGCGGTTTACGAAGGAACATTACGCCGATCCCGATCTGTCCATCCAGAAGGTATGCGGTTATCTGCATATCAGCTCAGGTTATTTTTGCGGCATTTTCAAAAAAGAAGTACAGCTTACGTTCCTGCAATATCTGATGCAGATCCGCATGGAGGCGGCCAAGGAACTGCTTCGCTCCACGGAGCTGAAGTCGTTTGAGATTGCGGAACGGGTGGGCTTCGCCGAACCGAATTATTTCAGTTTTTGCTTCAAGAAACATATTGGCATCTCGCCCAAAGAATACCGTAAGCAGTCTGCGCTGACAACGCGTGAAGGTGCAGAACGATGA
- a CDS encoding tyrosine-type recombinase/integrase — protein sequence MDKVSGMPVQGEMVVQEFINMLTLQGQLTPKTLKEYASDLKHFLEWYKGSPLVVDQIMCIEDVELSTLMGYRDYSKNVLQLKPATINRRLITLKRFFKWAAAESKISYDPSKPLKFIPEDKVSPRRMTTREEEAFLSAIEHGSSLRDQTILTLMFHTGLRTMEVCNLEPIDIELGKRSGQLTVRADKRNGQRKIPLNMTCVILLKKYMEGLSPDSPYLFPSEKTSDRLTERALRHLIKKVMTSAGLEGLSSHDLRHRFGYAMAEHVPLHRLAEMMGHTNPDRTMIYVKGLYANPLEQEKESHHLE from the coding sequence ATGGATAAGGTTTCTGGCATGCCGGTGCAGGGGGAGATGGTGGTTCAGGAATTCATAAATATGCTTACACTTCAGGGTCAATTGACTCCCAAAACGTTAAAGGAATACGCGAGTGATCTTAAACATTTTCTCGAATGGTACAAAGGCAGCCCGCTTGTGGTTGATCAAATCATGTGTATTGAAGACGTTGAACTCTCAACGTTAATGGGCTACCGGGATTATTCGAAGAATGTTTTGCAGTTGAAGCCAGCGACCATTAACCGCAGACTGATTACCCTGAAGCGCTTCTTCAAATGGGCTGCAGCAGAATCCAAGATCAGCTATGATCCTTCCAAACCTCTAAAATTCATTCCGGAAGACAAGGTGAGCCCTCGCCGGATGACAACCAGGGAAGAAGAAGCCTTTCTCTCTGCGATCGAACATGGCAGCTCTCTTCGGGATCAGACGATCCTGACGCTCATGTTTCATACGGGGTTACGGACGATGGAAGTATGCAATCTGGAGCCGATCGATATTGAACTGGGAAAACGAAGCGGACAGCTCACCGTGCGAGCCGATAAACGAAACGGGCAGCGGAAAATTCCGCTGAACATGACGTGTGTTATATTGTTGAAGAAGTATATGGAAGGTCTGAGTCCGGATAGCCCTTATTTGTTTCCTTCAGAGAAAACCAGCGATCGTTTGACCGAAAGGGCACTGCGTCATCTGATCAAAAAGGTGATGACTTCAGCCGGACTGGAAGGACTAAGTTCACATGATTTGCGTCACCGGTTTGGCTATGCCATGGCCGAACATGTTCCACTGCACCGTCTAGCTGAAATGATGGGGCACACGAATCCCGACAGAACGATGATATATGTAAAAGGGTTATATGCCAATCCCTTAGAGCAAGAGAAGGAATCTCACCATTTGGAGTAG
- a CDS encoding cold-shock protein: protein MQTGTVKWFNADKGFGFIEIEEGNDVFVHFSAIQSDGFKTLDEGQRVQFDVTQGNRGPQAENVTVI, encoded by the coding sequence ATGCAAACAGGTACAGTGAAATGGTTTAACGCGGATAAAGGCTTCGGCTTTATCGAAATTGAAGAAGGAAATGACGTTTTCGTTCATTTCAGCGCAATTCAAAGCGACGGTTTCAAAACATTGGATGAAGGACAACGCGTTCAATTTGATGTAACTCAAGGTAACCGTGGACCACAAGCTGAAAACGTTACAGTCATCTAA
- a CDS encoding HU family DNA-binding protein: MDKEQLIAEVAKSGGFSKKNAEKAVTVVLDSILEALKEGKEVQLVGFGKFEVQEREARMGKSRRTGKEIQLPAGKVPVFTAGLMMKEALN, from the coding sequence ATGGATAAAGAACAATTGATTGCCGAAGTAGCCAAATCTGGCGGGTTTTCCAAAAAGAACGCCGAAAAGGCCGTAACCGTTGTACTCGATTCGATTCTAGAGGCTTTAAAAGAAGGCAAAGAAGTTCAGCTTGTCGGATTCGGAAAATTCGAGGTACAAGAGCGTGAAGCACGCATGGGTAAAAGCCGGAGAACCGGCAAGGAAATCCAGCTTCCTGCAGGAAAAGTTCCTGTATTCACGGCAGGATTAATGATGAAAGAAGCTTTAAATTAA
- a CDS encoding ABC transporter ATP-binding protein, whose protein sequence is MAMGKVLISGRHLTKVYGTGNRKKAAVNDVSFDFHEGEIISIVGESGSGKTTLAKMIMGLLKETSGAIEYNGKPRQLGRYRERKAYWKDIQAIFQDPFSSFNVFHRVEKLLVDCIRLQGLKLSQDEAYIKMKEACSFVNLKFEELYNKYPFELSGGQMQRLMIARIFMLHPKVLIADEPTSMVDACSRSTILDMLLKLRDENRMTIVFITHDVGLAYYVSDTICIMEHGRMVEAGKAEEVIHHAEHPYTRQLINDVPKIHSPWVLD, encoded by the coding sequence ATGGCGATGGGCAAGGTGCTGATTAGCGGCCGTCATCTGACGAAGGTATACGGTACAGGCAACCGCAAAAAGGCGGCAGTAAACGATGTCAGCTTTGATTTTCACGAAGGCGAGATTATTTCGATTGTTGGAGAGAGCGGCAGTGGCAAGACTACGCTTGCGAAGATGATTATGGGACTGCTTAAGGAAACGAGCGGGGCCATCGAATATAACGGAAAACCGAGACAGCTGGGACGATACCGTGAACGCAAAGCCTATTGGAAGGATATCCAGGCCATTTTCCAGGATCCGTTCTCCTCCTTCAATGTCTTTCACCGGGTAGAGAAGCTGCTGGTAGACTGCATCAGGCTGCAAGGTTTGAAGCTCAGCCAGGATGAGGCGTACATCAAAATGAAGGAAGCTTGTTCCTTCGTTAACCTGAAGTTTGAGGAGTTGTACAATAAATATCCATTCGAGCTGTCAGGCGGGCAGATGCAGCGATTAATGATTGCGAGGATCTTCATGCTGCATCCGAAGGTGCTGATCGCCGATGAGCCTACCTCTATGGTGGATGCCTGTTCGCGTTCCACCATTCTCGATATGCTGCTCAAGCTGCGTGATGAGAACCGGATGACGATTGTGTTTATTACCCATGACGTGGGTCTCGCCTATTATGTGAGCGACACGATCTGCATTATGGAGCACGGGCGGATGGTGGAGGCAGGAAAAGCAGAGGAAGTCATTCACCATGCGGAGCATCCGTATACAAGGCAGTTGATTAACGATGTGCCCAAAATTCATTCACCCTGGGTGCTGGATTAA
- a CDS encoding ABC transporter ATP-binding protein: MDQPILQVSGLKTYYRTRLKENVYAVDGVEFGLKEGQTLGIAGESGCGKSTLALSLMGFYFPPLHYGSGSIRINGTDIMQLNKEQLRSRILGKEIAYIPQAAMNALNPTLRIIRFIEDIMKEHRPEMKRQEVRRMAAERFQSLNLSPDVLDMYPNELSGGMKQRTVIAISTILNPKVLIADEPTSALDVTSQKAVIRLLKDLLKKEVIKSLVFITHELPLLYHVTDEIMVMYAGEIVERGTADQMIFNPLHPYTRKLMGSIIVPEEGMKEHKLAAIPGAPPNLKHVPEGCRFAERCTLVTDECRQGKIENIQVEERIYRCLLTPEILEQIRKEEQLDS, from the coding sequence ATGGACCAACCTATACTTCAGGTCAGCGGCCTCAAAACTTATTATCGTACCCGGCTCAAAGAGAATGTTTATGCGGTTGACGGGGTTGAGTTTGGTTTGAAAGAAGGGCAGACGCTGGGCATTGCGGGGGAGTCGGGCTGCGGCAAGTCGACACTGGCACTCAGCCTAATGGGCTTTTATTTCCCGCCCCTGCATTATGGCAGTGGTTCGATCCGGATCAATGGCACAGATATTATGCAGCTGAACAAGGAGCAGCTGCGCTCCCGCATTCTCGGTAAGGAAATTGCCTATATTCCGCAGGCCGCCATGAATGCACTCAATCCAACGCTGCGCATTATTCGGTTCATCGAGGATATTATGAAGGAACATCGCCCGGAGATGAAGCGGCAGGAAGTGCGGAGGATGGCAGCGGAGCGTTTTCAATCGCTGAATCTGTCCCCGGATGTGCTGGATATGTATCCGAATGAATTATCCGGTGGCATGAAGCAGCGAACGGTGATTGCCATCTCAACCATTTTGAATCCCAAAGTGCTCATTGCGGATGAACCGACATCCGCTCTGGATGTGACTTCACAGAAGGCAGTGATCCGTCTCCTGAAGGATTTGCTGAAAAAGGAAGTGATCAAATCCCTGGTGTTTATCACACATGAGCTGCCGCTTCTGTATCACGTCACGGATGAGATTATGGTGATGTACGCCGGCGAAATTGTGGAACGGGGAACGGCGGACCAGATGATCTTCAATCCGCTGCATCCATATACCCGCAAGCTGATGGGATCCATTATTGTACCGGAAGAGGGGATGAAGGAGCATAAGCTTGCGGCCATACCTGGTGCTCCGCCGAATCTGAAGCATGTGCCCGAAGGCTGCAGATTTGCCGAGCGCTGCACGCTGGTTACGGACGAATGCCGGCAGGGCAAGATTGAGAATATCCAAGTGGAAGAACGGATCTATCGCTGCCTGCTGACACCGGAAATCCTGGAGCAGATCAGGAAAGAGGAGCAGCTTGATTCATGA
- a CDS encoding ABC transporter permease, translated as MKHSISILLKSPKFMIGAVTFVGMLLLVTIYPLINRSDPLEMMAMAFQPPGDGLLLGSDNFGRDIFLELMYGIQTSIRVGLIAGVFATVIGLIMGLVSGYIGGMLDNFLTAVTNIFIVIPSFIILILISVSIDSRSSLVTAIIIGITSWPWTARAVRAQTTSLRSRDHVHIAKISGHSTPRIIIHEILPYIASYVVMAFVLQTASGILSEASISMLGLGPYNTISLGILMNWALVFEAPVAGAWWAFIPAALAIAVITFSLYLMNTGMDEIFNPKIRS; from the coding sequence ATGAAGCATTCGATCTCTATTTTGCTGAAATCGCCCAAGTTTATGATCGGTGCGGTGACTTTTGTAGGCATGCTGCTGCTCGTTACCATCTATCCGCTCATTAATCGCAGTGATCCGCTGGAGATGATGGCGATGGCGTTCCAGCCTCCGGGGGATGGATTGCTGCTGGGGTCAGACAACTTTGGGCGCGATATCTTTCTGGAATTGATGTATGGCATCCAGACATCCATTCGGGTAGGGCTGATTGCTGGCGTTTTTGCAACGGTCATTGGCCTGATTATGGGCTTGGTATCCGGATATATCGGGGGCATGCTGGACAATTTCCTGACAGCGGTCACGAATATCTTCATCGTGATTCCGTCGTTCATTATTCTGATTCTCATCTCAGTCAGTATTGATTCCCGCAGTTCACTCGTAACGGCCATCATTATTGGCATCACGAGCTGGCCGTGGACAGCCAGGGCGGTGCGTGCGCAGACGACATCCCTGCGGAGCCGGGACCACGTGCATATCGCGAAAATTTCGGGACATAGCACGCCGCGTATTATCATCCATGAAATTCTGCCGTATATCGCGTCGTATGTTGTGATGGCCTTTGTGCTTCAGACCGCCTCGGGCATTCTGTCCGAAGCCTCAATCTCAATGCTCGGGCTCGGCCCGTATAACACGATATCACTCGGCATTCTGATGAACTGGGCACTGGTATTTGAAGCCCCGGTAGCAGGAGCATGGTGGGCATTTATTCCTGCGGCATTGGCCATTGCCGTCATTACGTTCTCGCTCTATCTGATGAATACGGGCATGGACGAAATCTTTAATCCGAAAATAAGGAGCTAA